A segment of the Siphonobacter curvatus genome:
GCATGAACACGAAGGCCACGGCGAAGGCGAGCACCACCACCATGAGCACAAAAAAGCTCCCGATGTAACGCCCGAGCAGCACGTCGAAATTCAGAAAGAAATCAAGAAAAGTATCGAGCAGATTCAAATAGAACTGAAGGCCGCGAAAACGCAAGCCGAAGCTCTACTGAAATAAGAAACAAGTCAGTATTTAGAAAAGACGCTGGTGAAACGAACTCGTTTGATCAGCGTCTTTTGCGTATGATCGTATATTCGCTTTTTGACTAGTCAAAGACACGCATTGATGGATGAACTTTTCATGCAACGGGCTCTGGAACTGGCCCAGTTAGGTCAGGGTACCGTGGCACCGAACCCGATGGTAGGCTGCGTGATTGTGCACGAAAACCGCATTATCGGCGAAGGCTGGCACCGTCAGTATGGACAGGCTCACGCGGAAGTCAATGCTCTGAATGACGTTACCGAACGGGACTTGCTCCCGCAAGCGACCGTGTACGTAACGCTCGAACCTTGTTCACACTACGGCAAAACGCCGCCCTGTGCTGACCGCCTTGTCAGTGAAGGCGTGCGACGGGTAGTGATTTGTAATGATGATCCAAATCCGCTGGTGGCGGGTCGGGGTATCCGGAAATTACGGGAAGCGGGTATCGAAGTCGAAACGGGGGTTTTAGCCGCTGAGGGTCGTCGCATCAACCGCCGTTTCCTTACGTATTTTGAAGAAAATCGCCCCTTTTTAATTCTGAAATGGGCTGAAACGGCGGACGGCTATCTGGCCGGACGCGAAGGCCAGCCGCTACAGATTTCCAATGCCGTTTCGCGGCGATTACTGCATAAATGGCGAACGGAAGAAGACGCTTTTCTGGTCGGAACGCGTACCCTTCAGGCCGATAATCCGCAATTGAACGCCCGCCTCTGGCCGGGCCGCAATCCCGTTCGGATTGGTCTGGATCGGGCCCTGAACCTACCGGATACGTTTCATTTTCTGGATGATTCGCAGGTAACGCTGGTGTATAATCAAAGCGAAACTCGTCAGACGGAACGTACGCAGTGGGTGGTAACAGATTCCTGGGATTTGCCCACTCTGATCCAGGACTTACGGCAGCGGTCCATTCAAAGTGTGGTCATCGAGGGCGGCCCTACGCTGCTGCAATCCTTCATCGAACAGAATCTGTGGGATGAAATTCGAATTTTCCGCAGTTCGGTTCGTCTCGGTTCCGGTCTGGCCGCCCCGGATTTCTGCGGCACCCTGCTCCAGAAAGATCGTCTGCTCACAGACGAGCTCAGTATCTGGGCACCGCTGTAAGTTATTCATTCCAGATTTCCCAGGACTTCTCAGCCTGTAATTCCAGCATGCGGTATCCGTTGTGCGTGGCAGCTCCGTGTTCAGCTCCACGTTTCATAAAGAGCGTTTCTTCCGGATTATAGACCAGATCGTACAGGAGGTTCTGTTCGGTCAGTGACGCGTACGGCAGGTCCGGACAGGCGTCGACGTTAGGGTACGTGCCCAGCGGCGTGGCGTTAATGATGAGCGAATATTCGGCCAGTACATCCGCGTTTAAATCCGAGTAATTCAGAAACGAATCGGACTCTTTCCGTGATACCGTTTTGTACGTAATGCCCAGATCTTCCAGAGCGATACGAACGGCTTTGGTGGCTCCCCCATCCCCCAGAATCAGGGCTTTTTTCGGTTGTAATTGTTGAAAAGGCTCCCAGCGTTCTAGCGACCAGCGAAAACCCCAGTAGTCGGAGTTATAACCTTTCAGCGTACCATCGGATTGTACTTTAATGACGTTGACAGCACCGATTCGCTCGGCCAGCGAGTCTAGTTCGGTCAGGAAGGGCAGTACGGCTTTTTTGTGCGGAATGGTTACGTTCAGCCCTTTTAGTTCCGGCCACTGAGCTACTAAAGCCGGTAATTCGTTTGCTTCGGGTAATTCGAATAGTTCGTAAACGTGTGTTTCGGCTAAGCCTTCCCGTTGAAATTTCTCAGTGAAATACCGTTTGGAGAAGGAATGTCCGAGCGGAAAGCCGATCAAGGCGTAGAGGTTCATAGGTTATCAGTAAAAAAGCGTAAAGAATCGTAACGGCTTTGACACCTCTACTGATTCTTTACGCTTTGATTTGAAAAGGTTTTATACCGTTTTCTTCGTCATAAATTTCTCTTTCAAGATTCCCCAAATGATAGGTAATACTGAAAGACCGATGATTCCAAAAACAACAATCTCGAAATTTTTCTTCACAAATTCCAGGTTACCAAAGAAGTAGCCCAGTAGCGAAATACTCGTTACCCAAAGTACGGCTCCCGCTACGCAGAAGAAAATGTACCGTCCGTAAGTCATACTACCGGCTCCAGCAACGAAGGGAGCAATCGTCCGAACGATCGGTACGAAACGGGCGATAATCACCGTTTGTCCGCCGTATTTGGCGTAGTATTCTTCGGTTTTGTACAGGTATTCCCGTTTGAAAAACAGAATCCGTTCTCTCGATCGAATGAAATTGGAGAAGTACTTGCCAACAAAGTAATTGAGGTTGTCGCCCATCAAAGCCGCGACAATCAACAAGGGAATAATTATCCCTACCGAAAGCTCATTGGTATCGCGGGCCGCCAGTGCTCCGGCAGCAAACAATAGCGAATCGCCGGGCAACAGAGGCATGACAATGAAGCCGGTTTCCACGAAAACGATTAGAAAAAGAATGCCGTAGGTCAGCAATCCGTACTCATTTACCCACACGTCCAGATAACGATCCAGGTGCATGAGGAAATCCAACAATCCTTTAATAATTTCCATAAAAAGAAGAGACAGATAGAATTTGGGTGGGAAGTTAACAGTCTTTTTCCATATTCAGAAAATGCGAGAAGGTATCCCCCCGGAGGCCTAAGCGAATGGTTTCCACCGAAATAACCTCATTTGGAGCAATGTTTCCGAGGTTCACATTGGCACCCAAAAGTTGTACAAACCACACCTGTTGAGCCTTCTGGGGAGCTTCCCAGATGATGTGTTCGGCGGGAACCTGCGTGAGAATTTCTTCCACTAGGCCTTGACGAACCTCTCCCGAAGAGCGGAATAAACCAACGTTACCGCCTTCGCGGGCTTCGCCGATCACTTTCCAGGCACCAGCCGCCAGTTCGGCGTTCATGAGTTGAATCCACTTATACGGCGGAATAATCTTCGCCTCATCCTTCGATCCTACTTCTGAAAGTACGGTTACCTGTTTTGATAAGGTACTGATGTACTGTAGTTTCTCATCTTGAGGCATATCAATCGAGCCGTCAGAGACTTCCGCGTGCGTCAAGCCAAATTCGTCGATTACGCGTCGGTAATCATCAAACTGACCCCGAATAACGAACGCTTCAAAAAGAGTACCGCCGAAGTAAACCGGGATGCCAGCTTCCTTGTAAACTTTCAATTTTTCTTTCAGCTTAGGCGTTACGAAAGACGTCGCCCAGCCCAGCTTTACAATGTCTACATGATCGGCAGCAATATCCAGAAAGTCTTCTGCTTGTCTGATACTTAGCCCTTTGTCCATAGCCATGGTTAATCCAGACTGCCGGGGCTTCTCGGTACGCTCGGGAATTTGATTTAAATGGTAATTCATACGGCAATGATTGCTTTCACGAGAAAGTGCAAAAGTAGCCTAGTCCAACCGTTAGACAAGGAATCCGGAATAAATCTCTGGAAAAAGGGGGATTTCCGGGGGTCCGAGAAGGAAACCCTTCGGACTGCTCAAAGTTTAGAATTATTTTCCGTTTCCCGGCTGATTGTCTTCAAGATCAAAGATTTTGTTTTCTACTAAAATTCCTAATTTATTATTAATCAGATCGTTAGTAGGAAAACTAATCAATGAATTAAAAAATGTATCCAAACATGTTTCATATACTAAACAGTGTTCATTAAGTTTACATCAAAATAAGTTTACATGGGTATACAGGAACGGAAAGAGCGGGAGAAGCAGGAAATGCGGGAATTGATTCTGCGAACGGCCAAGCAGGTGTTTATTGAAGAAGGGTACGAGAAGACGTCCATTCGTACCATTGCGGACCGGATTGAATACAGTCCTGCCACCATTTATCTATACTATAAGGATAAAGATCAATTATTATTTGCGATTCATGAACTAGGTTTCGACGCTTTGATTGAATCCTTTCGGAGCTTACAGGAAATCGTTGATCCATTGGAGCGGTTCCGGCAATTAGGCTATCAATATGTACAGTTTGCGATTGACAACCCAGAGATGTATGACTTGATGTTTATTTCTTACTCTCCCATGAATGCTCTGGAAAAGGCTCCGCAAGGAAGTACCTGGGATTGCGGACATGAGTCCTTCCGTACACTTTGCGTGATTATTCAGGAAAATATGGAGCAAGGGCTGATTCGAACTAACGACTTGTATGTGACAGCTTTGTCGGTCTGGTCGTTTGTACATGGGTTGGCGTCCTTACATATTCGAAATCGATTGAAGTTATTTCCGGAAAGTTTGAATACCCAGTATCTGATTAACCAATCCCTTGACCTGTTGATCACCTCATTGAAAGTCTAAGGTATTTTTTAATTGTTCCTCAACCGTTTTTCCCTTCAAGCCATGCAAACGATTCTTGGTTCTGGCGGAGCTGTGTCCATTCCACTCGCCCAACACCTGCGTACCTACACCGACGAAATTCGTCTGGTAAGCCGAACACCCCAGCGGGTCAATCCCACGGATATGCTTGTTCCGGCCAATCTACTTAATGCCGCTGAGGTTGATGCGGCAGTTGCTGGCTCATCCATTGTTTATCTGACGGCGGGCCTATCCTATCGAACCAAACTCTGGCAGGAACAATGGCCCATCGTCATCCAAAACGTACTTCAGGCTTGTCGTAACCATCAGGCTCGACTGGTCTTTTTAGATAATATTTATGCACTGGGATACGTACAGGGACCCATGACTGAAGATACGCCCCTAAATCCCGTCAGTAAAAAAGGGGAAGTTCGGGCCAAGATTGCCCGGCAGCTACAGGGGGAAAATCAGGCGGGCAACGTCGAGATTCTGATTGCCCGGGCTCCAGACTTTTACGGTCCCAATGTCAAAACCAGCGTGATTGACATTACCGTTATTCAGAATCTTAAAAAAGGGAAGAAAGCTCAGTGGCTGGTGAATAGCGAAGTAAAGCATTCCTTCATTTTTACACCCGATGCGGGTCACGCGATGGCTTTGCTGGGCAATACCCCTGAAGCCTTTGGTCAAATCTGGCATTTGCCGACGGCGGCACCCGCTCTTACCGGAGCTGAATTCATTGCGGCTTGTGCTCAGGAACTCGGCGTTTCTTCCAAATTTACTACGCTTCCTAAATGGATGGTTCAACTGGGCGGTCTCTTCGTGCCCGACTTGAAAGAGAGCGTTGAAATGCTGTATCAATATGAGCACGAGTACCTGTTTGACAGCAGTAAGTTTGAAAAACACTTCGATTTTCAACCGACCTCTTATCAGGAAGGTATACGTATATCCACTCGGGCTTAAGCAAATTTTGAGCTAATATCCATACAAACGATTACTCAAGCGATTGGTTTCCAGTCGCTTTACTTTTGCAATCCCTACTCAAAGTTCCTCAAATCGTTCCTCAATACTCCCCAATCTTTTCTTTGGAATGTTCTTTTCTTCACTAGAGTTAAACAGAAGTTACAACCAACGTTAAAGCCATGAAAAAGAACATCATCGTACTCTCAGCGGCCCTGGCCGTCATCGGTATAAGTTCCTGTCAAAGTACACGTTCAACTCCTTCCGGCGACAGCCGCACGGATTCTCTCTCAACGGCTAGCGTTCGAATGAACGACGCCAGTAATTCAAGTACCGTACCGGGTTCTAATACACCTGCTACCAACAATACGGGTATGGTCGAACAGGGCGGTATGGTTCCTAATAACTCCTACGCTCGCTCAGATAACCGCGACCGGACCAATCGAGATAACTCGGCTACCAATAACAATCAGACGAATATCTCGAATCAATCCGTGGTAAATCCCGGAGCGATGAGCAATGCGGCAAATCCCTCAGCAACGGACCCAACGGTTACTTCCGGCACTGGAAATCCAGCTACTAGTTCAACGATGAGTAACGGTTCCAACAACTCACTCATGCGGGGAAATACAACTACCAATTCAAACAATACGAATTCAAACTCAACTACTACCAACACAGCGGGCGTACGCCCCGATATGAGTCGCGAGACGGGGGTATCGAAAGAATCTTCGCCGACCGTGAACAGTTACCTGAGTAAGTCTTCTCGTTCAGGAAATACTTCCGGCAAAGAATTGCCAAACAATCCCGAAAACATGGTAGCTCCGCCATCCGCTGATACGGCACAACGGACGCAGGCCATGACTACGCCGGGTCAACGGAACGGCGTGAACGCTACTGAATCAATGACGGCTACGTCAACGAATGTGGAGAAAGCCATGGCTAATCCAACCAGTGGTACAAGCGGAATGACCTCATCGAAAGATTTGATGAGTCAGGTTAATAAGCATCTTGAAGCTGTCGATCAGGAGCTAAAAGCGTCTCCATCAGCAGCTCGTCGGACTGAACTCAATCAGAAACGTCAAAAATTAGTAGGAGCACTTAATAAGTTGCAAGA
Coding sequences within it:
- the ribD gene encoding bifunctional diaminohydroxyphosphoribosylaminopyrimidine deaminase/5-amino-6-(5-phosphoribosylamino)uracil reductase RibD, with product MDELFMQRALELAQLGQGTVAPNPMVGCVIVHENRIIGEGWHRQYGQAHAEVNALNDVTERDLLPQATVYVTLEPCSHYGKTPPCADRLVSEGVRRVVICNDDPNPLVAGRGIRKLREAGIEVETGVLAAEGRRINRRFLTYFEENRPFLILKWAETADGYLAGREGQPLQISNAVSRRLLHKWRTEEDAFLVGTRTLQADNPQLNARLWPGRNPVRIGLDRALNLPDTFHFLDDSQVTLVYNQSETRQTERTQWVVTDSWDLPTLIQDLRQRSIQSVVIEGGPTLLQSFIEQNLWDEIRIFRSSVRLGSGLAAPDFCGTLLQKDRLLTDELSIWAPL
- a CDS encoding shikimate dehydrogenase family protein — its product is MNLYALIGFPLGHSFSKRYFTEKFQREGLAETHVYELFELPEANELPALVAQWPELKGLNVTIPHKKAVLPFLTELDSLAERIGAVNVIKVQSDGTLKGYNSDYWGFRWSLERWEPFQQLQPKKALILGDGGATKAVRIALEDLGITYKTVSRKESDSFLNYSDLNADVLAEYSLIINATPLGTYPNVDACPDLPYASLTEQNLLYDLVYNPEETLFMKRGAEHGAATHNGYRMLELQAEKSWEIWNE
- a CDS encoding VTT domain-containing protein, coding for MEIIKGLLDFLMHLDRYLDVWVNEYGLLTYGILFLIVFVETGFIVMPLLPGDSLLFAAGALAARDTNELSVGIIIPLLIVAALMGDNLNYFVGKYFSNFIRSRERILFFKREYLYKTEEYYAKYGGQTVIIARFVPIVRTIAPFVAGAGSMTYGRYIFFCVAGAVLWVTSISLLGYFFGNLEFVKKNFEIVVFGIIGLSVLPIIWGILKEKFMTKKTV
- a CDS encoding phosphosulfolactate synthase is translated as MNYHLNQIPERTEKPRQSGLTMAMDKGLSIRQAEDFLDIAADHVDIVKLGWATSFVTPKLKEKLKVYKEAGIPVYFGGTLFEAFVIRGQFDDYRRVIDEFGLTHAEVSDGSIDMPQDEKLQYISTLSKQVTVLSEVGSKDEAKIIPPYKWIQLMNAELAAGAWKVIGEAREGGNVGLFRSSGEVRQGLVEEILTQVPAEHIIWEAPQKAQQVWFVQLLGANVNLGNIAPNEVISVETIRLGLRGDTFSHFLNMEKDC
- a CDS encoding TetR/AcrR family transcriptional regulator, translated to MGIQERKEREKQEMRELILRTAKQVFIEEGYEKTSIRTIADRIEYSPATIYLYYKDKDQLLFAIHELGFDALIESFRSLQEIVDPLERFRQLGYQYVQFAIDNPEMYDLMFISYSPMNALEKAPQGSTWDCGHESFRTLCVIIQENMEQGLIRTNDLYVTALSVWSFVHGLASLHIRNRLKLFPESLNTQYLINQSLDLLITSLKV
- a CDS encoding NAD-dependent epimerase/dehydratase family protein, which produces MQTILGSGGAVSIPLAQHLRTYTDEIRLVSRTPQRVNPTDMLVPANLLNAAEVDAAVAGSSIVYLTAGLSYRTKLWQEQWPIVIQNVLQACRNHQARLVFLDNIYALGYVQGPMTEDTPLNPVSKKGEVRAKIARQLQGENQAGNVEILIARAPDFYGPNVKTSVIDITVIQNLKKGKKAQWLVNSEVKHSFIFTPDAGHAMALLGNTPEAFGQIWHLPTAAPALTGAEFIAACAQELGVSSKFTTLPKWMVQLGGLFVPDLKESVEMLYQYEHEYLFDSSKFEKHFDFQPTSYQEGIRISTRA